One genomic window of Pungitius pungitius chromosome 11, fPunPun2.1, whole genome shotgun sequence includes the following:
- the gon4lb gene encoding GON-4-like protein isoform X3, with protein sequence MMEAAIRDTQDLPMFEPKMTRSRLKQAVERGQPLTWSLSALNAASVKPPQFVDIDLEEDEDSSGEEYCPDEEEEDEEDTAEERSPEGPGEQSITSSRAPHSLLTAPEFSFLERLNAVEEELDSSPAYPANQSLDRKAEYGGGLEGSGGLAYRTRSKLRLDHVPLGQLEAALLAPDITADMYGHSAPQREEDRHWTRWLQGLMSPDCEEEVDDDDDPEYNFQEDQDEPDLEDYRTDRAVQITKKEVNELLEELFDTLQEEVAADEMEEEEDVAAEKEAPSQTGPKFNIPQALRFEAPLADMLTERRHAVRKQYEALQQKRALQDTTCHHHDNAKDTPSPALEALPPVLLLQNRVQPILHLDYTQKLQLQQQIQQHVQLLTQVHLLCRHVDALRHEASTTQHYLEELQQFARRREEVFLHSSFRVCNLKEALDLINEVEQRAQPPHAPPSPAASRRWLPRMTPATNSLAFPLLPADTAWLLATRPVFLYPELLPVCSLDPAIHPRHPRSVYTAGEEGLIVLGLKHFEGTIQTDQLISSYLLCKSRWNFRKHIREMSGPRAPQGNLIKTFLTQRVAPQLPLSCSRVQPGDRRPPVDKTAINMPNWLKNSQLIIQKTRATSSACYPPSLPRGCTLRLHPHWLKKSAHPPPPPHRRLFSLAHNASLLPLAKAPADRQLDPPVDGQAVRPGKKPVQPIGLLSLPPPGVTLFSDSALAPPPDSRAVAVCTVPAPLLLPHPPIALPDCTDPTMPHSTDAVKPGYFFLQMVRVPHAPPPVNAQHDPGQEIYGPLRKEKTSTMPGLPLEEERRVEEDSSASTLTRSLASCAGDEEQKWTVLSLSRLNEGNTGGEDVEKKGRDTGEGGEEQSGGGGQGEQGQEEDEGQMEEGGGGERDEDEEKDKEEDQDEEEEEEEDFDDLTQDEDEEEVMSSASEESVLSVPELQETMKQLTWLAAERRLCADGDSEEDNSPTSPGSQEEEEEEEEEEEEGPKGEESEEGRSRKPGRDEETPSRDGTPRGGGRCPGRGRGRSRPLRGLRRSRQERHSKDGAKLLQLYDENLVSSDPHRESKDVAFAQSYLNRVREALRDLPGQVEEFVFLLNDFEQVGDGQELTSLFRKLRCILGDRTDLLRDFAAFLHPQQALQCGLFEEQQAFERSRRFLRQLEISFGDNPSHYQKIIKALQTGPDLSPSSIEELKVQMATLLKGHTHLQAEFWVFFDELRPPPARPGQFEEAHWPDEGGGGSDSGEGVGHVSGGVASSGFEEVTLPELEDEEEGPKIQPMTSRRRRRKMATHRNYKASGGVSRAMKSLDPLYPPTGSTHDEPGPIKDLHLKGDNESPLPEQSGASWEGSFPLIDEELDDEEKVKRSRREEEQEVVDSSASSTLPTSHSFTSSMISTPSISSCVSSSITSPICASSCAPPRPAPPPDLPVCAKNISLTASGEKVILWTREADRVILTTCQQEGANQETFQSVSTLLSNKTPSEVSRRFRDLMRLFRTAARQTGSEDEAPPTQPGAANKKED encoded by the exons ATGATGGAAGCCGCCATCAGAGACACTCAGGACTTACCAATGTTT GAGCCTAAAATGACTCGATCCAGACTGAAGCAGGCCGTGGAGCGGGGACAG CCACTCACCTGGAGTCTTTCAGCATTGAACGCAGCCTCGGTCAAG CCTCCTCAGTTTGTTGACATTGATcttgaggaggatgaagactcGTCAGGTGAAGAGTATTGTcctgatgaggaagaggaggacgaggaggacacggCGGAGGAG AGATCTCCAGAAGGGCCGGGGGAGCAGTCCATAACCTCCTCCCGCGCTCCTCACTCCCTCCTCACTGCCCCCGAGTTCTCCTTCCTTGAGAGACTGAatgcggtggaggaggagctggacagcAGCCCTGCATACCCCGCCAaccag tccCTGGACAGGAAAGCCGAGTACGGAGGCGGTCTCGAGGGTTCTGGCGGTTTGGCATATCGCACGCGCTCAAAGCTCCGTCTGGACCACGTTCCTCTGGGTCAGCTGGAGGCAGCTCTTCTGGCCCCGGACATCACGGCCGACATGTACGGCCatagcgccccccagcgggagGAGGACCGGCACTGGACCAGGTGGCTGCAGGGTCTCATGTCCCCCGACTGTGAAG AGGAAgtcgacgacgacgacgacccgGAGTACAACTTCCAGGAGGACCAAGACGAGCCGGATCTGGAGGACTACAGGACGGACCGCGCCGTGCAGATCACCA AAAAGGAGGTGaacgagctgctggaggagctcttTGACACA CTCCAGGAGGAGGTGGCAGCTgatgagatggaggaggaggaggacgtggcagctgagaaggaggcgccgTCACAGACTGGACCCAAATTCAACATTCCCCAGGCTTTACG TTTTGAAGCGCCCTTAGCCGACATGCTGACGGAGCGACGGCACGCCGTCAGGAAGCAGTACGAAGCCCTGCAGCAGAAGAGAGCCCTGCAGGACACCACCTgtcatcaccatgacaacgccaAGGACACGCCAAGCCCTGCACTGGAGGccctcccccccgtcctgctgctgcagaaccgTGTCCAACCCATCCTCCACCTGGACTACACCCAGaaactacagctgcagcagcagatacAGCAG CATGTGCAGCTGCTGACTCAGGTTCACCTGCTGTGTCGCCATGTGGACGCATTGAGGCACGAAGCCAGCACCACCCAACACTACCTG gaggagctgcagcaatTCGCCCGCCGTCGGGAGGAGGTTTTCCTCCACAGCAGCTTCAGAGTGTGTAACCTGAAGGAGGCTCTGGATCTCATTAATGAGGTGGAGCAGAGAGCGCAGCCTCCTCATGCTCCACCCAGTCCCGCTGCCTCCAGACGCTGGCTCCCCAGGATGACTCCTGCTACCAACA GTCTGGCCTTCCCTCTGCTGCCAGCCGACACCGCCTGGCTGCTCGCCACGCGCCCCGTCTTTTTGTACCCGGAgctacttcctgtctgcagcCTGGACCCCGCTATCCACCCCCGACACCCCCGCAGTGTCTACACTGCAGGAGAGGAGGG TCTGATCGTTCTAGGTCTGAAGCACTTCGAAGGAACGATCCAGACGGACCAGCTGATCAGCTCCTACCTGCTGTGCAAGTCCCGGTGGAACTTCAGGAAGCACATCAGGGAGATGAGCGGGCCGAGGGCACCGCAGGGCAACCTCATCAAG ACGTTCCTGACGCAGAGAGTCGCCCCCCAGCTGCCGCTCTCCTGCAGCAGAGTTCAGCCGGGagaccgccgccccccggtgGACAAAACCGCCATCAACATGCCCAACTGGCTCAAG AACAGTCAGCTGATCATCCAGAAGACCCGGGCGACCTCCTCCGCCTGttatcccccctccctcccaaggGGCTGCACCCTGAGGCTCCACCCCCACTGGCTCAAGAAGTCTGCCCacccgcctccacccccccacaggCGTCTCTTCTCTTTGGCCCACAATGCATCTCTTCTGCCACTCGCCAAAGCCCCTGCAGACAGACAGCTGGACCCGCCGGTGGACGGGCAGGCGGTGAGACCGGGCAAGAAACCGGTGCAGCCGATTGGCCTCCTCTCGCTTCCTCCTCCCGGAGTGACGTTATTCTCTGACTCGGCCCTGGCTCCGCCTCCTGACTCCAGGGCCGTGGCTGTTTGTACagtccccgcccccctcctgctcccccaccccccgataGCCCTCCCGGATTGCACCGATCCCACAATGCCTCACTCCACTGACGCCGTGAAACCGGGGTACTTCTTCCTCCAGATGGTGCGCGTGCCACACGCTCCGCCCCCTGTCAACGCCCAGCATGACCCTGGGCAAGAGATCTACGGACCACTCAGAAAGGAGAAGACTTCGACAATGCCCGGCCTtccactggaggaggagagacgggtcGAGGAGGACAGTTCAGCTTCTACATTGACACGGAGTCTTGCGTCCTGTGCAGGAGACGAGGAGCAGAAGTGGACAGTGCTGAGTTTGTCCCGTTTGAACGAAGGAAACACGGGTGGAGAGGACGTGGAGAAGAAGGGGAGAGATacaggagaaggtggagaggagCAAAGTGGTGGGGGAGGACAGGGGGAGCAAGGtcaagaggaggatgagggacaaatggaggaaggagggggtggTGAGAGGgacgaggatgaagaaaaggatAAGGAGGAAGatcaggatgaggaggaggaggaggaggaagatttTGATGACCTCACGCaggatgaagacgaggaggaagtgatgtcatcagcTTCAGAGGAGTCGGTGCTGTCTGTCCCAGAGTTGCAG GAGACCATGAAGCAGCTGACCTGGCTGGCAGCAGAACGTCGTCTCTGTGCAGATGGCGACTCTGAGGAGGACAACTCTCCGACCTCTCCTGGCtctcaagaggaggaggaagaggaggaggaagaggaggaggaggggcccaAAGGGGAAGAGTCTGAAGAAGGGAGGAGCAGGAAGCCAGGACGAGATGAAGAGACGCCATCCAGGGACGGCAcgcccagaggaggaggcaggtgTCCCGGACGAGGACGAG GGCGGAGCCGGCCTCTTCGCGGCCTGAGGAGAAGTCGCCAGGAGCGTCACAGCAAGGACGGCgccaagctgctgcagctgtacgACGAGAACCTCGTGAGCAGCGACCCGCACAGAGAGAGCAAAGATGTGGCGTTCGCCCAGAGCTACCTCAACAGG GTGCGGGAGGCGCTGCGTGACCTACCTGGGCAggtggaggagtttgtgtttctgctgaACGATTTCGAGCAGGTGGGAGACGGACAGGAACTGACCTCGTTGTTCAGGAAGCTGCGCTGCATCCTAGGAGACCGGACAGACCTCCTGCGAGACTTTGCTGCATTCTTGCATCCTCAGCAGGCTCTGCAGTGTGGACTG TTTGAGGAGCAGCAGGCGTTTGAGCGCAGCCGTCGCTTCCTGCGTCAGCTGGAGATCAGTTTTGGAGACAATCCGTCCCATTATCAGAAGATCATCAAAGCTCTGCAGACTGGTCCAGACCTGAGTCCCAGCAGCATCGAAGAG CTAAAGGTTCAGATGGCCACGCTGTTAAAAGGCCACACCCATCTACAAGCTGAATTCTGGGTATTTTTTGACGAGCTCCGCCCACCACCAGCTCGCCCGGGACAGTTTGAAGAAGCCCATTGGCCAGATGAAGGAGGGGGCGGGTCAGACAGCGGAGAGGGCGTCGGCCACGTGTCAGGTGGTGTAGCTAGCAGCGGCTTTGAGGAAGTGACGCTGCCGGAGctggaagacgaggaggaggggccCAAGATCCAGCCAATGACAAGTCGGCGCCGTAGGAGGAAGATGGCCACTCACAGGAACTACAAG GCCTCAGGGGGCGTGTCCAGAGCCATGAAGAGTCTGGACCCTCTGTATCCTCCGACAGGCTCCACCCACGACGAACCAGGACCAATCAAAGACCTGCATCTGAAGGGGGACAATGAGAGTCCTCTGCCAG AACAAAGcggtgcatcatgggaaggTTCATTCCCTCTCATTGACGAGGAGCTGGATGATGAAGAGAAggtgaagaggagcaggagagaggaggagcaggaggtggtgGATTCCAGCGCCTCCTCCACTCTTCCTACTTCTCACTCTTTTACCTCCTCTATGATCTCAACTCCTTCGATCTCCtcctgcgtctcctcctccatcacatcTCCTATTTGCGCTTCCTCCTGTGCTCCTCCCCGGCCGGCTCCTCCTCCCGACCTCCCGGTCTGTGCCAAGAACATTTCTCTGACAGCAAGTGGAGAGAAAGTCATCCTGTGGACCAG
- the gon4lb gene encoding GON-4-like protein isoform X2, with amino-acid sequence MERRRPAQKDICPLQSKSLRTDEETVLFQVDRKSPMTSAPHTGRSTGDRQDEALTSEDELGGLDVDLDRKSKQHNLTSSNVRAILHEVITDERVVAMMEAAIRDTQDLPMFEPKMTRSRLKQAVERGQPLTWSLSALNAASVKPPQFVDIDLEEDEDSSGEEYCPDEEEEDEEDTAEERSPEGPGEQSITSSRAPHSLLTAPEFSFLERLNAVEEELDSSPAYPANQSLDRKAEYGGGLEGSGGLAYRTRSKLRLDHVPLGQLEAALLAPDITADMYGHSAPQREEDRHWTRWLQGLMSPDCEEEVDDDDDPEYNFQEDQDEPDLEDYRTDRAVQITKKEVNELLEELFDTLQEEVAADEMEEEEDVAAEKEAPSQTGPKFNIPQALRFEAPLADMLTERRHAVRKQYEALQQKRALQDTTCHHHDNAKDTPSPALEALPPVLLLQNRVQPILHLDYTQKLQLQQQIQQHVQLLTQVHLLCRHVDALRHEASTTQHYLEELQQFARRREEVFLHSSFRVCNLKEALDLINEVEQRAQPPHAPPSPAASRRWLPRMTPATNSLAFPLLPADTAWLLATRPVFLYPELLPVCSLDPAIHPRHPRSVYTAGEEGLIVLGLKHFEGTIQTDQLISSYLLCKSRWNFRKHIREMSGPRAPQGNLIKTFLTQRVAPQLPLSCSRVQPGDRRPPVDKTAINMPNWLKNSQLIIQKTRATSSACYPPSLPRGCTLRLHPHWLKKSAHPPPPPHRRLFSLAHNASLLPLAKAPADRQLDPPVDGQAVRPGKKPVQPIGLLSLPPPGVTLFSDSALAPPPDSRAVAVCTVPAPLLLPHPPIALPDCTDPTMPHSTDAVKPGYFFLQMVRVPHAPPPVNAQHDPGQEIYGPLRKEKTSTMPGLPLEEERRVEEDSSASTLTRSLASCAGDEEQKWTVLSLSRLNEGNTGGEDVEKKGRDTGEGGEEQSGGGGQGEQGQEEDEGQMEEGGGGERDEDEEKDKEEDQDEEEEEEEDFDDLTQDEDEEEVMSSASEESVLSVPELQETMKQLTWLAAERRLCADGDSEEDNSPTSPGSQEEEEEEEEEEEEGPKGEESEEGRSRKPGRDEETPSRDGTPRGGGRCPGRGRGRSRPLRGLRRSRQERHSKDGAKLLQLYDENLVSSDPHRESKDVAFAQSYLNRVREALRDLPGQVEEFVFLLNDFEQVGDGQELTSLFRKLRCILGDRTDLLRDFAAFLHPQQALQCGLFEEQQAFERSRRFLRQLEISFGDNPSHYQKIIKALQTGPDLSPSSIEELKVQMATLLKGHTHLQAEFWVFFDELRPPPARPGQFEEAHWPDEGGGGSDSGEGVGHVSGGVASSGFEEVTLPELEDEEEGPKIQPMTSRRRRRKMATHRNYKASGGVSRAMKSLDPLYPPTGSTHDEPGPIKDLHLKGDNESPLPEQSGASWEGSFPLIDEELDDEEKVKRSRREEEQEVVDSSASSTLPTSHSFTSSMISTPSISSCVSSSITSPICASSCAPPRPAPPPDLPVCAKNISLTASGEKVILWTREADRVILTTCQQEGANQETFQSVSTLLSNKTPSEVSRRFRDLMRLFRTAARQTGSEDEAPPTQPGAANKKED; translated from the exons ATGGAGAGGCGGCGTCCAGCCCAAAAGGACATTTGTCCCCTGCAGTCAAAATCCCTGAGGACTGACGAAGAGACTGTCCTCTTCCAAGTGGACAGGAAGTCTCCGATGACGTCTGCCCCTCACACAGGAAGATCCACTGGAGACAGACAGGACGAG GCGTTGACCAGCGAGGACGAATTGGGAGGACTGGACGTCGACCTGGACAGGAAGTCCAAGCAGCACAACTTGACCTCCAGCAATGTGCGCGCCATCCTGCAC GAGGTGATAACTGATGAGCGAGTGGTGGCCATGATGGAAGCCGCCATCAGAGACACTCAGGACTTACCAATGTTT GAGCCTAAAATGACTCGATCCAGACTGAAGCAGGCCGTGGAGCGGGGACAG CCACTCACCTGGAGTCTTTCAGCATTGAACGCAGCCTCGGTCAAG CCTCCTCAGTTTGTTGACATTGATcttgaggaggatgaagactcGTCAGGTGAAGAGTATTGTcctgatgaggaagaggaggacgaggaggacacggCGGAGGAG AGATCTCCAGAAGGGCCGGGGGAGCAGTCCATAACCTCCTCCCGCGCTCCTCACTCCCTCCTCACTGCCCCCGAGTTCTCCTTCCTTGAGAGACTGAatgcggtggaggaggagctggacagcAGCCCTGCATACCCCGCCAaccag tccCTGGACAGGAAAGCCGAGTACGGAGGCGGTCTCGAGGGTTCTGGCGGTTTGGCATATCGCACGCGCTCAAAGCTCCGTCTGGACCACGTTCCTCTGGGTCAGCTGGAGGCAGCTCTTCTGGCCCCGGACATCACGGCCGACATGTACGGCCatagcgccccccagcgggagGAGGACCGGCACTGGACCAGGTGGCTGCAGGGTCTCATGTCCCCCGACTGTGAAG AGGAAgtcgacgacgacgacgacccgGAGTACAACTTCCAGGAGGACCAAGACGAGCCGGATCTGGAGGACTACAGGACGGACCGCGCCGTGCAGATCACCA AAAAGGAGGTGaacgagctgctggaggagctcttTGACACA CTCCAGGAGGAGGTGGCAGCTgatgagatggaggaggaggaggacgtggcagctgagaaggaggcgccgTCACAGACTGGACCCAAATTCAACATTCCCCAGGCTTTACG TTTTGAAGCGCCCTTAGCCGACATGCTGACGGAGCGACGGCACGCCGTCAGGAAGCAGTACGAAGCCCTGCAGCAGAAGAGAGCCCTGCAGGACACCACCTgtcatcaccatgacaacgccaAGGACACGCCAAGCCCTGCACTGGAGGccctcccccccgtcctgctgctgcagaaccgTGTCCAACCCATCCTCCACCTGGACTACACCCAGaaactacagctgcagcagcagatacAGCAG CATGTGCAGCTGCTGACTCAGGTTCACCTGCTGTGTCGCCATGTGGACGCATTGAGGCACGAAGCCAGCACCACCCAACACTACCTG gaggagctgcagcaatTCGCCCGCCGTCGGGAGGAGGTTTTCCTCCACAGCAGCTTCAGAGTGTGTAACCTGAAGGAGGCTCTGGATCTCATTAATGAGGTGGAGCAGAGAGCGCAGCCTCCTCATGCTCCACCCAGTCCCGCTGCCTCCAGACGCTGGCTCCCCAGGATGACTCCTGCTACCAACA GTCTGGCCTTCCCTCTGCTGCCAGCCGACACCGCCTGGCTGCTCGCCACGCGCCCCGTCTTTTTGTACCCGGAgctacttcctgtctgcagcCTGGACCCCGCTATCCACCCCCGACACCCCCGCAGTGTCTACACTGCAGGAGAGGAGGG TCTGATCGTTCTAGGTCTGAAGCACTTCGAAGGAACGATCCAGACGGACCAGCTGATCAGCTCCTACCTGCTGTGCAAGTCCCGGTGGAACTTCAGGAAGCACATCAGGGAGATGAGCGGGCCGAGGGCACCGCAGGGCAACCTCATCAAG ACGTTCCTGACGCAGAGAGTCGCCCCCCAGCTGCCGCTCTCCTGCAGCAGAGTTCAGCCGGGagaccgccgccccccggtgGACAAAACCGCCATCAACATGCCCAACTGGCTCAAG AACAGTCAGCTGATCATCCAGAAGACCCGGGCGACCTCCTCCGCCTGttatcccccctccctcccaaggGGCTGCACCCTGAGGCTCCACCCCCACTGGCTCAAGAAGTCTGCCCacccgcctccacccccccacaggCGTCTCTTCTCTTTGGCCCACAATGCATCTCTTCTGCCACTCGCCAAAGCCCCTGCAGACAGACAGCTGGACCCGCCGGTGGACGGGCAGGCGGTGAGACCGGGCAAGAAACCGGTGCAGCCGATTGGCCTCCTCTCGCTTCCTCCTCCCGGAGTGACGTTATTCTCTGACTCGGCCCTGGCTCCGCCTCCTGACTCCAGGGCCGTGGCTGTTTGTACagtccccgcccccctcctgctcccccaccccccgataGCCCTCCCGGATTGCACCGATCCCACAATGCCTCACTCCACTGACGCCGTGAAACCGGGGTACTTCTTCCTCCAGATGGTGCGCGTGCCACACGCTCCGCCCCCTGTCAACGCCCAGCATGACCCTGGGCAAGAGATCTACGGACCACTCAGAAAGGAGAAGACTTCGACAATGCCCGGCCTtccactggaggaggagagacgggtcGAGGAGGACAGTTCAGCTTCTACATTGACACGGAGTCTTGCGTCCTGTGCAGGAGACGAGGAGCAGAAGTGGACAGTGCTGAGTTTGTCCCGTTTGAACGAAGGAAACACGGGTGGAGAGGACGTGGAGAAGAAGGGGAGAGATacaggagaaggtggagaggagCAAAGTGGTGGGGGAGGACAGGGGGAGCAAGGtcaagaggaggatgagggacaaatggaggaaggagggggtggTGAGAGGgacgaggatgaagaaaaggatAAGGAGGAAGatcaggatgaggaggaggaggaggaggaagatttTGATGACCTCACGCaggatgaagacgaggaggaagtgatgtcatcagcTTCAGAGGAGTCGGTGCTGTCTGTCCCAGAGTTGCAG GAGACCATGAAGCAGCTGACCTGGCTGGCAGCAGAACGTCGTCTCTGTGCAGATGGCGACTCTGAGGAGGACAACTCTCCGACCTCTCCTGGCtctcaagaggaggaggaagaggaggaggaagaggaggaggaggggcccaAAGGGGAAGAGTCTGAAGAAGGGAGGAGCAGGAAGCCAGGACGAGATGAAGAGACGCCATCCAGGGACGGCAcgcccagaggaggaggcaggtgTCCCGGACGAGGACGAG GGCGGAGCCGGCCTCTTCGCGGCCTGAGGAGAAGTCGCCAGGAGCGTCACAGCAAGGACGGCgccaagctgctgcagctgtacgACGAGAACCTCGTGAGCAGCGACCCGCACAGAGAGAGCAAAGATGTGGCGTTCGCCCAGAGCTACCTCAACAGG GTGCGGGAGGCGCTGCGTGACCTACCTGGGCAggtggaggagtttgtgtttctgctgaACGATTTCGAGCAGGTGGGAGACGGACAGGAACTGACCTCGTTGTTCAGGAAGCTGCGCTGCATCCTAGGAGACCGGACAGACCTCCTGCGAGACTTTGCTGCATTCTTGCATCCTCAGCAGGCTCTGCAGTGTGGACTG TTTGAGGAGCAGCAGGCGTTTGAGCGCAGCCGTCGCTTCCTGCGTCAGCTGGAGATCAGTTTTGGAGACAATCCGTCCCATTATCAGAAGATCATCAAAGCTCTGCAGACTGGTCCAGACCTGAGTCCCAGCAGCATCGAAGAG CTAAAGGTTCAGATGGCCACGCTGTTAAAAGGCCACACCCATCTACAAGCTGAATTCTGGGTATTTTTTGACGAGCTCCGCCCACCACCAGCTCGCCCGGGACAGTTTGAAGAAGCCCATTGGCCAGATGAAGGAGGGGGCGGGTCAGACAGCGGAGAGGGCGTCGGCCACGTGTCAGGTGGTGTAGCTAGCAGCGGCTTTGAGGAAGTGACGCTGCCGGAGctggaagacgaggaggaggggccCAAGATCCAGCCAATGACAAGTCGGCGCCGTAGGAGGAAGATGGCCACTCACAGGAACTACAAG GCCTCAGGGGGCGTGTCCAGAGCCATGAAGAGTCTGGACCCTCTGTATCCTCCGACAGGCTCCACCCACGACGAACCAGGACCAATCAAAGACCTGCATCTGAAGGGGGACAATGAGAGTCCTCTGCCAG AACAAAGcggtgcatcatgggaaggTTCATTCCCTCTCATTGACGAGGAGCTGGATGATGAAGAGAAggtgaagaggagcaggagagaggaggagcaggaggtggtgGATTCCAGCGCCTCCTCCACTCTTCCTACTTCTCACTCTTTTACCTCCTCTATGATCTCAACTCCTTCGATCTCCtcctgcgtctcctcctccatcacatcTCCTATTTGCGCTTCCTCCTGTGCTCCTCCCCGGCCGGCTCCTCCTCCCGACCTCCCGGTCTGTGCCAAGAACATTTCTCTGACAGCAAGTGGAGAGAAAGTCATCCTGTGGACCAG